In Dysidea avara chromosome 3, odDysAvar1.4, whole genome shotgun sequence, a single window of DNA contains:
- the LOC136250999 gene encoding histidine decarboxylase-like, with protein sequence MSQDIPYGPDRKPWKETLSPLAINADGTPMVTPPSQDPAEVYSYPDLERGITPSNYQVPTIGFTADHARKAQDETSAYVNKQSLNHLGYQCSIGNDHSQVTRYLHTLLNNIGDPYVPGHFTINSKWMERNVLDYYASLWNAKWPHNDEDPETYWGYVCTMGSSEGNLYAVWNGRDYLQGKFMMTDVTRKVPTTTYVQAKLTADKPNAFTPVAFYSEDSHYSFTKCMAVLDVKSFYRLGTELYPGQCPLGGDWPTEVPSEGGDAGPGSIDVDKLYKLVEFFVSKGYPALILLNFGTTFKGAYDDVKRAGEMLLPMLRKHEMDERWIQVVDPNKPDDPKWIKRNGFWIHVDGALGSTYVPFMKMAFNKGRTAIKPPPDFDFRLPFVHSICGSGHKWPGAPWPLGIFMTKTGLQLLPPTNPDYVGSPDTTFAGSRNGLSSLVWWSFLTQYSYEAQIDRVVYSLELVKHTYQELQKVQTDIGQDIWINYTPLSLSLWFKKPNDDIVHKYTLSPESLFVDGEQRNFVHMFVMSNVAKETIDSLMQALREPNAFTTAEKRDKKWVRRARKAGVESRITDLHDGMILGKADQGLKNGVQPLFNWPMAGRGFK encoded by the coding sequence ATGAGCCAAGACATTCCTTATGGACCAGACCGAAAGCCATGGAAGGAGACTCTCAGTCCTCTGGCAATTAACGCGGATGGCACGCCAATGGTAACCCCACCATCTCAAGACCCTGCGGAGGTCTACTCCTATCCTGACCTGGAGCGGGGAATTACTCCGAGTAATTACCAGGTACCAACCATCGGGTTTACTGCCGACCACGCTCGCAAGGCACAGGACGAAACTTCTGCGTACGTCAACAAGCAATCATTGAACCATCTCGGATATCAATGCTCCATAGGAAACGACCATAGCCAGGTTACCCGATACCTCCATACGTTGTTGAACAACATCGGCGACCCTTATGTGCCAGGACATTTTACAATCAATTCGAAATGGATGGAACGTAATGTTTTGGACTACTACGCTTCTCTATGGAATGCCAAGTGGCCACACAATGATGAGGATCCGGAAACCTACTGGGGATATGTGTGTACTATGGGGTCAAGTGAGGGAAACCTCTATGCTGTTTGGAATGGTCGAGACTATCTACAGGGAAAGTTCATGATGACCGATGTGACCAGAAAAGTTCCCACCACTACATATGTCCAGGCTAAGCTCACAGCTGACAAACCAAATGCCTTCACTCCAGTAGCATTTTATTCTGAAGATTCCCACTACTCATTTACCAAATGCATGGCAGTATTGGATGTCAAGTCATTCTACAGGCTTGGAACTGAGCTGTATCCTGGTCAGTGTCCACTAGGTGGTGATTGGCCTACTGAAGTACCATCAGAAGGTGGGGATGCTGGACCTGGCAGCATTGATGTGGACAAGTTGTACAAGCTTGTGGAGTTCTTTGTTTCAAAGGGCTACCCAGCATTAATACTGCTAAACTTTGGAACAACATTCAAGGGAGCTTATGATGATGTGAAAAGAGCAGGCGAGATGCTGCTGCCAATGCTGAGAAAGCATGAAATGGATGAGCGATGGATTCAAGTAGTTGATCCTAACAAACCAGATGACCCAAAGTGGATAAAAAGGAATGGGTTTTGGATACATGTAGATGGAGCTTTGGGGTCTACTTACGTGCCTTTTATGAAAATGGCATTCAACAAGGGTCGTACAGCCATCAAACCACCACCAGATTTTGATTTTCGGTTGCCATTTGTCCACTCAATTTGTGGCAGTGGTCACAAATGGCCTGGAGCTCCTTGGCCTCTTGGAATCTTTATGACAAAAACAGGGCTTCAACTTCTCCCTCCCACAAATCCTGATTATGTTGGTTCCCCTGACACCACCTTTGCAGGTTCACGTAATGGCCTTTCTTCACTGGTTTGGTGGTCATTTCTCACTCAGTACAGCTATGAGGCTCAGATTGACAGAGTTGTTTATTCCTTGGAGCTGGTGAAACACACCTATCAAGAACTGCAGAAGGTACAAACTGACATTGGACAAGACATCTGGATTAATTACACTCCTCTTTCTCTGTCCCTATGGTTTAAGAAACCCAACGATGATATTGTTCACAAATATACACTTTCTCCAGAGAGTTTATTTGTTGATGGGGAGCAACGCAATTTTGTACACATGTTCGTTATGTCAAATGTTGCCAAGGAGACCATTGATAGTCTAATGCAGGCCTTGAGAGAACCAAATGCTTTTACTACTGCAGAGAAGAGAGACAAGAAGTGGGTACGGCGTGCAAGGAAAGCTGGAGTTGAAAGTCGCATTACAGACCTCCATGATGGAATGATACTTGGCAAGGCTGATCAAGGTCTTAAGAATGGTGTTCAGCCACTGTTCAACTGGCCAATGGCTGGAAGAGGATTCAAGTAA